Part of the Echeneis naucrates chromosome 1, fEcheNa1.1, whole genome shotgun sequence genome, AGttacatacattttttctgATGGTGCACCACAAATCCAACAAAATAACCAACttatgtgagtttgtgttggatCTGCTTGTATCCAAGAGTGACTCGGGATGAAAAACATTCCACCCAAAGTCGTATTCCCACATGTCGATGTGTTTATTCAGGGTAATGGGCgatgcttttctttcttctggttttaaaatttttatgttGTCCAAGAGCATCCtctgtttcactttttcctttcaatagcaggcagatatttttatttatttttttttaaaccagtgaTGCATTAAATGTGTGGTGAAGCTTCGAGGGCGCTCAACGCGCCTCAGGCCGTGACAGACCCAACCCCAAAACCCAAAGCAAACTCTAATCCGCATCGTGTCCGCTGAAACAATAAATTGgatgtggtgacattttaaGTTTGTTATCTTCATCCCATGGCATGAAAAAGTCGGCCAGCCGCAAGAACAAACACGTCTCCATTGCTGGTTTGATCTTTGAATTACAACAAGCTGCTGAGCAGTTTGCTCAGAGCTGTACTGGGGCTACAACAGTATAATAAGCTAATAATGATTTCCACGGCAGGCTCTTTTGCTCAACTAATTAAGAGGAAACCTGCAGGGTACAAAATGTTCATTCTTTTTACCTGAAGCCATTTATTTATAACGGATAATATATACATCTGCAATTACTTTATTCTACTTTTATAACTGcgtcaaatgtcaaatttatcTTTTAAGCCCTTGAGGGAGGATCCGGGTCGCTGTACCTTGTCGTTGATGAGCAGCTCCACGGGGTTGTGGACGCCCTGTAGCAGCACCAGCTCGTTGGGCTGACCCGGCACGGAGTACGAGAAGGGGGTCCCGATGCCGCCTTCTTTGGCCTTTAACCAGACGCAGGCGGTGAAGGCGTACATCTCCGTTATCTCTTTCCTCACCAGGCCGTACATGTAGTTAGTCCGCATGGGGAAGGAGAGGACGAAGCCATCGGGGAACGACGGCTCTGTCAGCGCTTTGGAGATGCAGATGAaggagataaagagaaaacgggggggcagaaaagaaaagaggggatGCTTTAATGGCCTTTCTTTGTGTacacacagagcaaagaaaCTGCACCAGCTGAGAACTGAAGTGCTTCAGATTAGGATCAGTCTGTAAGTCGAGCTTCTTGAAGCAGAGATGCGTGCAGACACAGCCGGAGAGGTTgagagaatgacagagagaataaagaagagctttttctttcctttttaaccTTCTTCCCAAACCCCTCAATCCCCACTGCTTCCACTTCTCATGTTCCGAGCTCCTTTTTCGGTAGTTTCCGCCAACAGTTACCACATatgccacaaaaaaacaaccgatgaaaacctttaaaaactattttaacatTTCTAAGCTGTGCTACTGTTAATTAAAAATCAAGCAAAACAAGCAACCTTCATATAACTAAGAGGCTGTGCGAAGCGGAGGGCAGAAAATGATTaagtatttttgctttattcGTCGAGACCTCGTTGACATTTTCCAACCTTTCGAAGTCATTAATCACTGCGTGTTAATCTACAGCtcattctctgctgctgtgatgaaaCAGTTTGCCCTCAGTGCTCATTAAAGTTCGATTTTAGCCTTCCTGTGCAACTCTTCCATCTGAGTCAGCTTGGCGATGTTGTTGTTTACCTCACTCTGTCCATCCAAATATCTGTCCCCTCATTTCTTTATCCACCCCACCCTGGACTCACTGTGTTCCAGCTCGGTAACGCGGTGGTTGACGGTGTCGATGCCCTGATTGATCTTCTCGTGTTGGCCCTGGGTTTCTTTCCTCATGGCCTGACGCTCCTTTTCCAACATCTTTatcttcctctccagctcccCCTCCAGGTCCTCCACCCTCCAGGTGCCCTTTCCACGTCCGGGGGAACCCTTGGTTGGGGGCTTAGGGCCGGGGGAGGCTGGGGAGGCGGGACGGCGGCCGCCTGGTGCTGACGCTGCAGGCGGAGAGGAAGCACCGCCGGCGGGTGGGGCAGGAGGCCTGCCGGCGTTCCCAGCcggggtgctgctgctgcttgggCCCACAGATGTGTCTGTGAGGTTCAGGGCAGCAGGGCCAATCTCCGCctggaggagggaagaaaagcATGTAAATGATGGAAAAACACCTCATTAACAGTCGTCGATTTCCAGCTTCAGATTTCATCTTCAAATGTGGAACATGCTCAGTAAACGGCTCGTAGTGTCACATATTAAATCTGGGCTTGTTGCAAGTCGAAGCTGAAAGTGTATTTCTGTAGCTTCGACACAAATAGGCacaaagctgtttgtttggggtttttttgcaAATAGTTCTTTGAAACGTTCTTGCAGGCTTCCATTATTCAATCAATTATTTTAAAGACACTCACTACAGAAACCTAAAGTGCACTAAAGGCAAAAAATCAGCAGCACTTCCTTCACCTCCATTACGTTTGATACATAGTTCAGTTATTCGATTTCCTGATTCCTCCTTTTGCTGATCTATCCAGTTCGAATTTTTAAAATTTCCCTTCCCATATGCTCTCACATCAAAAAACATCCATTGTCTTTTGTCATCCAAAGAATTCCAGGCATTTCCTTTCATAATTTTGCATTTCAATTGAATCTTTTCACTGCACTCAATCATCCAGGCCACTTAGACATGGAGCTTTCTCTAATGTGTTCTCCAATATCATGATTATATTGCCCATCTCCTCTGTTTGACCTGATTGAGCTGAGGTCAATTTACAGTAATCTTTGAAGGGGCACATCTGCTGCAGATCactgaaaaggggaaaaacGTCCATTTGTTCATGGTCACAAAacgttttgggttttttttttctgagtatCTTCATTGTAGTTGCACAAATGGCccacagcctttttttttttttggtaactatTTGTGACAGCTATAGTTGTTATCAGCTGAAATGATGCCGCAGGAACAcgatgaagcagcagcagcacagaaagaTGTGTGATATTGATCATAGTAGTAGCTCAGCAGTGGCAGTATCAGTATTCATagcagaagctgaaaaaaaaaaaaagaaggtgttGGTGTAGCAGCAgtaacgagagagagagagagagagagagagagagagagagagagagagagagagagagagagagagaggctgctgtTTGGGAGGATAAGACGTCTGTGAGGGCGATATATAAAATCAAGAGCGCTGCTGAGGCAGGTCTGGATCTGGACGCTCGGGATATAAATTCACACCGACGGAGACATCCTTGCTCGAGGAGGCCTGACAgtgatgcagtgtgtgtgtgtgtgtgggggggggggggggccttcATATTTCAATCTcagagtacacacacacacaaacaaacacacaaacacagccggGTTGGAAAAACTGactcccccaccacctccacctccacctccaccctgCTTCCTGTCCAGCCAgtctcatcttttatttattcctctaTCCTGCTGTTGGATGCGGAAGgtagaggagagaggaggctgacaggatgggggggggggggggggatgtgAGGGATGTGAGGGCCAGCAGGTGGAGAGATTTCCCTTGAGGGGTGTTTGTGGGACGCCTGCGCAAGACATAAGGAACGTCTGTGTCATGGGGGACTTGTCAGAAGagaggtgaggtgggggggggggagaaggttaaagagggggagggaggatgggagagATAAGATGGTGATCATTATTTAAAGCCTTTCAACCTTCACACTGAGTATTTCAGCCAACAGTCACCGTGGCTGCAGCACGGAGACACTTTTCATGTTGGTAAATTCAAATTTCTGCACTTTTACCAAAGAGGTTCTTAAagttcacttcacttcactgtgaataaaaaaaaaaagaaagaaaaacaggacagCTGGCTGATTAATGGAGCTGACTGAATATTTAGAGCCTAAACGTCAGCTGGAACAacaggtttgttgtttgttttgtttttttttttagccaaagTTGGGTCAGCCCTGATCTCAGTGTTACCTCCAGTTTCTCAATGCGGTCCTTGAGGTCCATGATGGCCCGGGCCAGCTCCTCCACAGCCCGGGCCGTCTGCAGCTGCGCCGCGGCCGAAGAGCTGACATCATCCCCGGCCATGACGCGGCGGTTGCCGCTCCAGACGCCGATGCTCCGCTCCGGGAcggtcctctcctcctccaggccGCTCTCGCACTCGCTCAGCTTCCCCGTCAGCTCCCGGATGGTCCTCTGGTCCATGAGGATCTGGTCGTTCTGCTGCAGGACCGTCTGCCGGAGCTCCTCGGCGGTGGTCCGGAGATAAGTCCAGTCCTCGTCGCCGGCTCCGTAGAGCGGCTCGtccgcctgctgctgctgctgctcccggCGCTGCCTCAGGTCTTTGGTCTTGCACTCTCCGACGGGAACCGGCGTGCAGATCAGCCGGCTGAAGCTGAAGTGCTTGGCGGAGCCTCCTCCGGTCTCCTCGCCGAGGTTGAGCTCGTTCAGAGTGGGGACTTCCAGCCCGATGCCTCCGAGCCCGTTCCCCCCGTCGTAGGACTCGGCTCCGTGCAGCGCGCCCAGCGGCCCGGCGTGCGCCACGGATCCGGGCTCCAGGGGCTGGAGCAGCGTCGGCGGCGTCAGGGTGCCGTTGTCGCCGACGGGGGCTGCCCGTTTCCGGGGATAGACGCTGGCGATGATGCAGATGACGGCGCCGAGGAAGGCCAGGGTGCCCGCTCCCACAAGCACCACCACGAACTTCATTCCGACTGCGGAGCCCGACGGAGGAGATTAGTGTGCCTCAGCACCGCGTCACACCGGCACAAAGCGGAGCGGCGCTGCCGATTTCCGTGCGTAAAACCGGCGGCACCGCGCTGTCTGGACCGGAGATGCTCCGACTCCGACTCCGTGTTGCTAAGCTGCTCTCCTCCGCTCCGTTACCATGGGGACCGCGGGAGAGGAGGAGCGAGGCTGTGGGCATGCGTCAGTCAGAGCAGAGGTGAGCAGCCGAGGCGGTGATGGAGccgtgcgtgtgcgtgtgcgcggCAAAGAACAGAGAAGGTCACCGAGAGGCTAGAAACAGGACTGCGCCCTGTAGATGGGGGGTTGTACGGTGGCCCGAGAGTTCAAtccactgcaaaaaaaaaacaaaaaaaacatgaaaatggacaaaaaataaactcagaaaacatcaaccaaacaacaacaacacaatgaaactgTTTCCAGTAGAAACTAAAAAGTGATGAACCCAACAGTGGACGTGCAGAGGACAttgaagttgacctttgaccttttgataaaacagccatttttttttttttttttgcttcatttcccTTTTCACGGGGCCAACAGTGTATTTATACTGCCAGTCATGGCGTTCACAATAATCTGAGCTCAGCATGAcatcacaataagaaggttgtgggttcggttcccagcctgttgcctttctgtgtaggtttcctcccaccgtccaaagacgtcatgtttgggttaacagCTGACTccaaagtgtccgtaggtctgagtgtgagtgtgagtggttgttggtctctgtctgtctcagtgtgttggctctgtgatggacaggtgacctgtccagggtgaccccacccccccgtcacccagagtgagctgggattggacAAGAAGATGTAAAAGATGATTAAATgtcatttcagaaataaaaagggacaaaattgaaataaaagttaaaacaaagaGTAACAACAGGCCTTGTGTTGTGCAGAACGCGTCATCACTCATGCACCttcacatatgcacacacacacacacatctgaaattACACAATCAGGCAACTTGTTACTGACAGTACTGAGAGCGTCGCACAATATGTGAAGTCTGCTTGCATTCACAGACGTGACAACACATTTGATGTTGCACAGCTAATCTACAGTGAGCAGAGCGGAAGGAAAACAAGAGGCtgcagaagaggaagacagataaaaacaaagactgtgATTTCTTGGACTGAGGGGGAGGACAAGGAGAAAGTGCTTTTCTTCCCCAAGAGGCCGAAACAGACTAAAATTCACCACCGCTGCCAACAGTGATGATCTGATCCTGACAGCAAACAAATAATCTCTTCAAAAGTTTTTCTTCTCAGGGCGGGTGAACTACTTTCAGACAGTTTGCTCCTGACATCGGTCCAGCTGAAATCAAACTCTCCGGTTCGCTGCAGCAGTGGGAACCCGTTTCCTGCCAGTCAGGGAGCAGAAATCAGCCAATTAGCACAACATGAAAGGAAAACTCTAACCTCAGACACACGACCTTAGAAATCAGCCCGTGGTTCTGTGAGGCCAGCAgttgttttgaaataaaatgccaaaatttACTTTGTGAGCACGCAAGTAAACACTTTTCTTTGACTAGCACACACTTAACTTTGtgaattttccaaaatgtcacaaaaaacccaaaagctGTTCTGGCTGCAAAATAATACTGCtctgagctaaatgctaattcagcagctccagtgtattcagaaaatattcagacccTGCCAATGTTTTAATGACAAActgagcaaaaaacaaaaatgaatttgaaaaagtattaaagtgggggaaaaaaaattaaactttttcagacattttgagAGTGGAAGTTTAAATCAGGTGCTATCTTTGATCTGCGGCAGACGTTAGCGCTGTtccctcacagcaagaaggatCTGTGCGGGGTTCGGATGTCCTTCCTGTGCCGACGGCTGTTTGTCTCCATGCGACCCCGGACAGATTAACAGTCCAGGGTGAACTCCCAATGtcagatgggattggctccaccccTCCAACCGCCCAGTAGGGATAATCCGTAAAGATAATGGATGAGGTTTGAGAAGAACTCAATTGACTGGACATGAATTGAAAAGGAAGGATGGGACGTGATGACACGTGGAAGCGGGACTGTTTGTGTCCAGAGGGAGAGCTTCGTCCAGCTCTGAGCAAAAATATCCAAATTCACAAGTTCAACTGGAAATGGCTCGTGGGACACACTGTGTGGAAGAGAGTGACTTGTGTTTGTGATCACTTGCATGTGTGAAGCCCTCAGGATGAATGAGCTGCTGGTTTTAGActccttctgtttttaaatatcatgGCTCCTGGTATGACAGCTGTGCACTCGAATGCAGCAACACAAACGATCCTTCTCATCACTAATTGTCAGGAACTGACAGTGTGCTGAAATCCAAACTGGGGTTGGACTCTCGGATAATAAAGGTTTGTTGGTTAGTTGGATCTGTGTCCACATGAGTCGGCTGCAGCTCTTTCTTCAGTATGAACTCCAGACACGCCTCCAGCTCTGGTGGGCCGCTGATGTTGATGGCTTGATGCAAACTGAGAACACCGTCCTTCATGGTGGTCTTTTTCCACTGGAATCATGTCAGGGAAAGAccagcaggaaagaaaaaaaaaaaaaacactaaattgaAAAACGGTTCAACATCATGACTGTCAAAAACACCAAGAGGGACTGCTGTATATTTTACCATCATGtggcaaaacaacaaattacattCATTTATGATGTTTTCAAAGTTGCAAAAATATCTGGTGCACATTGTGCATTTTTTCAGGATTGTACACTTGGAAGTGGATGCCAAACATGTTTCACATTTCTGGGTCTGAAAGCAGCGTCTGGATGATTCACCTGGAGGATTTCCATGCCTGCAATGATGtcccctgttttatttttcttttaggacATATGCTCTGAAGCTCTGACTCATCATACTGCACCTCTCAAACAGATATGGCCACATTGGTAACAGGGGCCATATTGCATGTGTGCCTTTGgattattttcacattcaaaTGTACGACACAGGACTTCATGAAAACTGCAGGTTTTGGGGAGGAAAGGGGCCAAAAGTGAATGATTCCCTTTAAAGAGAATCATGTGAATATTCCCACTGAATGCAAAGAGGTTGTAAAATCTGGTAAATTATATTCTGGGCCTCAGAGGGACAtgtacaattattattattattgttgttgttgttgttgttgttgtgattctTCGTAGGCCTCACTGGTCGCTGTATTGGGCTGAAATGGAAACAGCTCGACCttcagaggaagctgctgcGGCCTGTCTACAGAGAGCTGAACAGCTTCTCCCTAACATtgttaacacaaacattttcagtcatgacAGTAAACACAACCTTTTTGTTTCCATATAGCTCACACATTCTTGTTCTTGGACAATTTGTATGCTAAATTGAGCGAGTTTGGTTCATCATCTTGTCTTCAACAaagtttttactttactttactttactttactttaccTCCAGCTGAACCTCTTCTGGTGCAGAAGAAACATGGCAGCTAAAGATGGCATCTTATAttgtgacagacaggaagtggaagaggCCACCTAATTGGgccaaaggggggggggggtctgaatTTCAGGCTccttttaaaaattatttaaaattatttaaaattatttaaaaggataattatttctttttcttttttaaattgtgttccTTTATTAAGATATCTGTTAATATTAAGATTCATTTGTGATATATAGCTAACATAAcatatcacccccccccccccatgtctgTTGATGGTTTGCCTTTGTGGAAATAAATCTTCAGTTTGTGTCATTTGTTCAGTCACTTATGATCAGTATTTTACAGTTTCCTGGGTGTTTAAAGGTTCATCCATGTAGGTTTTAGATTCTCTGATTTcccttttttcatatttgaaaaatcacttttggaaaacaaataaatacatttttgtctaCGCAGCCTCACTCCTCGGTCCCTGACAATACTCTGAGGGAACATAACGGTGTatacaaagaaaataagagcTGAATTTTATCGTGACCATTTGGAAAATACCGATGAATGTCAATCAAACCTGCTGGATCTCAGTCCCCATGTTAAAAAACAGTGAGCGCATCTCACATGGAAACATTTGGATCACGTCCACCACAGTCAGAAGCCGAGCCAGCTCCAGGCCAGCCTCCCTGCGGTGGACATTAGCCCAGATTTTGGATTAATCTCCACAGGTGGCTGAtgctgcacgcacacacagatgtgggTCACTCACATCTAACCCCCCATGACCATTTTCATTTAGTCTGACTCATGAGCCCAGAGACAGGACGGACAGACTGGGAGACTTTtggctctctgcctctcttcatTTTACAGTCCGAGCCGCAGatgagggaaataaaaaactGCCGGTGGAAACGAATAAAGCAGCTTGAACTAGATGTTAATAttcaccacaacaacaaaacactcagAGATGAACACCCAGGAGTGACGACCTTAATATCACCCCGAGCCTCAGCAGCCAGGCAGCTCACACTGATGCTGAGCATCACAGCGGCTCAACAGCGTCTCTCTGTGGGACGTcaggaaactgcagcagaaataaaacgctcagtagttttgttttgcttttagttTTCATTCCAAAAATCTTGGACTTTGCAGACTTGAcgaataaaatgtaaacacctTGTTCGTAGATTTATCATTGCTGCAGATCCAACAACTGCTGCAGCTAACACACACTTCACCACAAAAAGACAGTCCAAAACCCAGTTGCACACGGCTTATTGATACACATTTGTTAGCTATGATCCCATCGAGTGGCTGTACGTCATATTCAGATTTCTATAACACTACTAACTGTGCAAGTCCTGCTGACTTGTTCAGCCGTGAAGCTTTCCAACACTTGTCACTTTTGTTTGGGTTTGCTTTCCTTTTGTAACCACAATGAGGTATGCATTTTACATCATGtctaaatattaaaaagaaagccTTGAATCCCCGTAGATGGTCATTGTACGTCCTGCTTCTTGATAAGTGGGGTGTTGCGCTGTTGAGACTGATACTCAGGTATTTAGAGACTTCTCAGCCACCGAATGTGGTTTCGTTGAGGCTCCGACCTTCCGTTGTATTTACAACCTGCCCCCTGAGTGTCTTCAGGGCAGACTGGAGGCTACAGTGAGTCGTTATCAGAACATCAGCTGGCAGCTCATTAAACATTACGAGATACCGATTGAACAAGcaaaaggaattaaaaatgcttttcaaaaagcttttaattaaaagcttcgtacaagaaacacacagaaagcaaCAACAGTAACAGTTAACATGACACTGAATACATAATCTGTACAATAAGGGTTTGCAAAACATGCTTCAGAAGATCAGATACATTACAATGTCATCATCATTCTCCACCTCCTCATCATTACCATCAATACAATGTACATAATTCATATTAGCATAAAACCAGACAAAACTGCAGTATTGATACATTAAAATCAGTTTGCCTTCTGATCAAACCCATATTGATCTATTAAAAATGGCATTCAAATAAACAGCATCACATTAACATTAttatgcatatttaaaaaaagaaactattaAAGTACAGTacaaaggggaaaataaaaactgcttaAAAAGCACAATTTTCAATTCATTCAACGCATCAATACACTTAAACAAGgatccttccttttttttccaattagtGCCAAACAAATTGAGCACTTAAAATTCACACAATcacataaaaatttaaaacaattcgaaaaggggaaaaaaagagaggaaataataaaatcaagaGCCCTATTTGGTTGAAAGATAGGCCACTAAGTTGAGTTGTGCTACCccatgagagaaagaaaaaggaggaaaactaTCAACAGTTGGAAATGTCACCTAGCAGCCTAAGAGCTTACACATCTACCAACTGCAAGAGTCACTTCTATCCACCACTTAAACATATTCAAGATATAGTCGATGAAAAGATCTATTCCAAGTCACGATATATCCATgtggagaagaaaataaaactttagtTCATCGTGTTCTAGGAAAATACAGAAGCCATTCACGCTACGCCAATTTAGGATTTAAGTTAAATACTGTCCTTTGTGTTGAAATGTATTGAAGTATCTTCATTTCGGTTTGCGCTTTAAACCGTTTCATGATAAGAGTCTGTCAAGTTTTCTTCGTATAATGGATGTGTCATTTTGGAATAAATCCTTCCACGTGTAAATTATGACATTACTGAAAGAGTACTGACAACAACTAGAACCATCCAGTACATGACAGGAGAGGAGGCGACATCTTCCTCGTCGGTGTGTAACGGAGACATGGAGGACGCTGCGCTCGaatcatttttagaaaaacaacGTAAACTGTTCAGATTGTGGTGATGTCACCCTCTGTGTGACTGGAGCTGAGTAAGACGAGGTAAGCGTCGCCTGGAGTGTAGCTGGGGTTGAATGGAGCAGCTATAAGGCAACACATGcggaagatttttttttttttttgtttgtttgtttttttcagtattgcaacacacaaatacaccagAGTGTGAGCCAAGGTCTGCGAAGGTCTAGGAAGAGCAGCCAGCACCAGAAGAGGGCTTGCACTCTGTGCATAAAGGGCTAAGTTTCTTTGAAATACTTCTGATGCTCATGAAGgtcgaataaaaaaaaataaaaaataaaataaaataaatcattttaagaaATGATTACTTTCAAGCTTCCAGGCTTTCAGCTTGAATCAGCCTGCGATGGACGAGCTGGGCAGAGATTGAGGGTCAAGAATAAACCTACAGAGATTTAACTTTTCCTCCAAACCCGACATGCCCTCTGACTGTTACGCGGGGCCACTGAAAGAGAGTGCACCTGGTGTATTTGGAGAATTCATCGGCTTTAACTTTGCTTCCTCTCCAGTCAGATAGAAAAAGATTAATCACTAGGAAAGTAAAACTACACAACAAAACTGTCTGGTTCAGGGACGGTTTTGCTAATCTTATCCTTCCTGCAGACATTTGTGGCTGCAACACATGGCAAAACACAACTTGAAGAGTTCAACTGACATGAATTTGTACAACaatatcaaacaaacaacaacaaccccaaaaaaacaaaacaaaaaaaataaaataaaacaaaacaaaaccaggagCAGCGACGGGACCTCAGCAAACATCAACCACCAATTGTGCAACATAAGCATCACGGAACCATAGATACATTTAGAAGGAAGTACTGAAGTGTAACGGAATAAAAGAGCAGACATTCATGAAAATAAGTGGTGTTAGGTCCTTTGTTGCTTTGACTGGAAAACATCACAATTCACGGAAGCTTTTTAATCAATGACGACACATTTACCAAAAATGTTCccctaaaaaacaaacaaacaaagggcACAGTAGCCCATTTAAAGAACCTCGCCCAACAGACAATCAGAGAGTGAGTGGACAAGGAAAAAGGTTAATCTTTGTCCTCAGACCTGGTTCGGTGTCTCCAGGCCCCGTCCCAGGGCGCCGTCAACCACAATACGTGAACCATTTTCCAATGAAACTACCACTTGAGAACAAACAAGTAACGCACCGTTAGCTTCAAAACTGATGAGCAACatccaaaaaaagaacaaaacagggCGGACTTACCACTTTAGAAGGTCAACAGACAAACTTCCTCTActctattgttttattttacaagcCAAAACCACCTGGATAGAATTCCAGACCTCACCTACCGGATAAAATCACAGGTTCAACAAACTACGACTTCAGCTGCTTTTGGCTGGTGGTTTCAGTCTGAACCGTGTTCAGCTCATGGACCTTCTAGACCTTGACAAGTTGAGAAGTTACgttaaatgaaaatttcacaACTGCAGTTTAGCGTCTTGGAGGACGTCACAGAGTCGAAGAAGGTGGTGGGTTCGTGAGAAAACAAGGCAAGCAGGGAAAGACGGCAAGGACAGCAATAACTTAAAAACtattgtttttgtatattatttTGCAGCTTTTAAGGTTGTGCGTGCATATAAATACCAACTCATACTGTACGTATATGCATGTGCGTTCAAGAGAGCAAGAGGAAAAGGCCTTGACAAATTGATCAACTACATAGGTCATTTTTCGATGCAGTCAAGTGCATTGCATTTACCTCGCTGTATTGATGCAATATATGAGTCCAACActccagaaaacaacaacacactgccTCATTAATCTTTAACAAGCTGGACTTCCAATGCAACTATGGGGCAGGAAATTGGCGTTAACACCTGATGGCTGTCCGGAGCAGCCTTCGCAACAGAGCGTGCATCTAAAAACGGTGTTTGTTCCTTTCACGTGCACCAAGTGTGCTTGATAAATGCTCACCAACGCAACGCACCAGATGGACAAAGGTGGTCTTGAGCcgctgaaagaaaacaaacacgaTTTCTATCCAAGTCTGTTTCAAAGAGTC contains:
- the nptxrb gene encoding neuronal pentraxin receptor b, which codes for MKFVVVLVGAGTLAFLGAVICIIASVYPRKRAAPVGDNGTLTPPTLLQPLEPGSVAHAGPLGALHGAESYDGGNGLGGIGLEVPTLNELNLGEETGGGSAKHFSFSRLICTPVPVGECKTKDLRQRREQQQQQADEPLYGAGDEDWTYLRTTAEELRQTVLQQNDQILMDQRTIRELTGKLSECESGLEEERTVPERSIGVWSGNRRVMAGDDVSSSAAAQLQTARAVEELARAIMDLKDRIEKLEAEIGPAALNLTDTSVGPSSSSTPAGNAGRPPAPPAGGASSPPAASAPGGRRPASPASPGPKPPTKGSPGRGKGTWRVEDLEGELERKIKMLEKERQAMRKETQGQHEKINQGIDTVNHRVTELEHTLTEPSFPDGFVLSFPMRTNYMYGLVRKEITEMYAFTACVWLKAKEGGIGTPFSYSVPGQPNELVLLQGVHNPVELLINDKVAQLPLSLPQDEWQHICVSWTLRDGVWKAYQGGKMKGRGEGLAAWHPIKPGGVLILGQEQDTLGGRFDASQALVGELSQFNLWDRVLKPAEVAALAECSSSALGNIAPWTDHDVDVYGGATKESLDPCHATQRSNPSSPKQ